A genomic stretch from Rhodothermales bacterium includes:
- a CDS encoding Re/Si-specific NAD(P)(+) transhydrogenase subunit alpha → MAFTIGVPAESAADERRVALVPEVVGRLAKKGMEIIVEAGAGAGAYHDDGAYASAGARIGTRQEAFGADMVLKVQPPSDDEIALLREGAIYIGFLNPLDTPQVSKTLAARKVTALSTEMVPRISRAQKMDALSAMSSVAGYKAVLKAAEALPKFFPLLTTAAGTVKPANVLILGAGVAGLQAIATARRLGAKVWGYDIRDAVREEIESLGATFVQLELETTGSQDAGGYAKALAEEKARRQTELLVPHIGSSDVVVTTALIPGRRAPTLITEAAVQAMHPGSVIMDLAAPNGGNCELTEPGKTVVKHGVTIMGPTNLPAEMPVHASQMYARVLMAMILDFYKDDAFQLDFEDDIIKGACVTHAGEVVNERVKNLLAA, encoded by the coding sequence ATGGCATTTACGATTGGCGTTCCCGCGGAGTCTGCCGCCGATGAGCGACGTGTTGCGTTAGTGCCCGAGGTCGTCGGGCGACTGGCGAAAAAGGGCATGGAAATCATTGTCGAGGCCGGCGCGGGCGCCGGTGCGTACCACGACGACGGCGCGTACGCATCCGCCGGGGCGCGGATCGGCACCCGGCAGGAGGCCTTCGGGGCGGACATGGTGCTCAAGGTCCAGCCGCCTTCGGACGACGAGATCGCGCTGCTGCGTGAGGGAGCCATCTACATCGGCTTCCTGAATCCCCTCGATACCCCGCAGGTCTCGAAGACGCTCGCGGCCCGCAAGGTGACCGCGCTCAGCACCGAGATGGTGCCGCGCATCTCCCGCGCGCAAAAGATGGACGCGCTGTCGGCCATGAGTTCGGTCGCCGGCTATAAAGCCGTCCTGAAAGCCGCCGAAGCGCTTCCCAAGTTTTTCCCGCTCCTCACGACCGCCGCGGGCACCGTCAAGCCGGCCAACGTGCTGATTCTGGGCGCCGGCGTCGCCGGCCTCCAGGCCATCGCCACGGCGCGCCGACTGGGCGCGAAGGTGTGGGGCTACGACATCCGCGACGCTGTGCGCGAGGAGATCGAGAGCCTCGGGGCCACGTTCGTGCAGCTCGAACTGGAAACGACCGGTTCGCAGGACGCCGGCGGCTACGCCAAGGCGCTCGCCGAGGAAAAGGCGCGGCGGCAGACGGAGTTGCTGGTGCCGCACATCGGCTCGTCGGACGTGGTCGTCACGACGGCGCTCATCCCGGGCCGGCGTGCGCCGACGCTTATCACGGAGGCCGCGGTCCAGGCCATGCATCCGGGTTCGGTGATCATGGATCTCGCCGCGCCGAACGGCGGCAACTGCGAACTCACCGAGCCGGGAAAGACCGTCGTCAAACACGGTGTCACCATCATGGGCCCCACCAACCTCCCCGCCGAAATGCCCGTGCACGCCAGCCAGATGTACGCCCGCGTGCTGATGGCGATGATCCTCGATTTCTACAAGGACGACGCGTTCCAGCTGGATTTCGAAGACGATATCATCAAAGGCGCCTGCGTCACGCATGCCGGCGAGGTGGTGAACGAACGCGTCAAGAACCTGCTCGCCGCCTGA
- a CDS encoding NAD(P) transhydrogenase subunit alpha, whose protein sequence is MLENLIIFVLASFIGFEVISKVPQTLHTPLMSGTNAISGITIVGALVAAGMVGGVAAKWLGFAALIVATVNVVGGFLVTDRMLQMFKKKGKE, encoded by the coding sequence ATGCTTGAGAATCTGATCATCTTCGTGCTGGCCTCGTTTATCGGGTTTGAGGTGATAAGCAAGGTGCCGCAGACGCTGCACACCCCCCTGATGTCCGGCACCAACGCCATCAGCGGGATCACGATCGTCGGCGCCCTCGTGGCGGCCGGCATGGTAGGAGGCGTCGCCGCCAAATGGCTGGGCTTCGCTGCGCTCATCGTGGCCACGGTAAACGTGGTCGGCGGCTTCCTGGTCACCGACCGCATGCTCCAGATGTTCAAGAAGAAGGGGAAAGAGTGA
- the serC gene encoding 3-phosphoserine/phosphohydroxythreonine transaminase, with product MTNQRVHNFSAGPGVLPESVLLEVRDELPVYRGIGTSIMEISHRSSDYSAIEASARESLRRLLGLSDDWHILFLQGGASMQFYQVPLNFLPAGGSADYVITGAWASKAYKQAAYVGSAREVASSKDRNYAYIPAASTWKRDPNAAYLHYTSNNTIYGTQFHEEPASDVPLVCDASSDFLSWPMSVERYGLIYAGAQKNIGPSGVTVVLVRDAFLQKRNPNLPVMLDYGTHAADLYNTPPVFAIYIVEKVLRWLEAQGGIAGIGKLNKEKASKLYARIDANDFYRGTADVKDRSEMNVCFRLKDETLEAKFLEMAKKEGMLGLKGHRSVGGMRASIYNACPPASVDALIAFMDRFEKENG from the coding sequence ATGACCAACCAGCGCGTCCATAATTTCTCCGCCGGCCCCGGCGTGTTACCTGAATCCGTGTTGCTCGAAGTGCGGGATGAGCTGCCCGTGTACCGGGGCATCGGCACGTCCATCATGGAGATCAGCCACCGGTCGTCCGACTATTCGGCGATTGAGGCGTCGGCGCGGGAGAGCCTGCGCCGGCTGCTCGGGCTGTCGGACGACTGGCACATCCTGTTTCTGCAGGGCGGGGCGTCGATGCAATTCTATCAGGTGCCGCTCAACTTCCTGCCGGCGGGCGGTAGCGCCGACTATGTGATCACGGGCGCCTGGGCCTCGAAGGCCTACAAGCAGGCGGCGTACGTCGGTTCGGCGCGCGAGGTGGCCAGCAGCAAGGATCGCAACTACGCCTACATCCCGGCGGCCTCCACCTGGAAGCGTGATCCGAATGCGGCGTATCTGCACTATACCTCGAACAATACCATTTACGGCACCCAGTTTCACGAAGAGCCGGCCTCCGACGTCCCGCTCGTATGCGACGCGTCGAGCGACTTCCTGAGCTGGCCGATGTCGGTCGAACGCTATGGCCTGATCTACGCCGGCGCGCAGAAAAACATCGGCCCGTCGGGCGTCACCGTCGTCCTCGTGCGCGACGCCTTTCTCCAGAAGCGTAACCCCAACCTGCCGGTAATGCTCGACTACGGCACCCACGCGGCCGACCTCTACAATACCCCGCCGGTCTTCGCCATCTACATCGTCGAGAAGGTGCTCCGCTGGCTGGAGGCGCAGGGCGGCATCGCGGGCATCGGCAAGCTCAACAAGGAAAAGGCGAGCAAGCTGTATGCGCGGATCGACGCCAACGATTTTTACCGCGGCACGGCGGATGTGAAGGACCGCTCCGAGATGAACGTCTGCTTCCGCCTGAAGGACGAAACGCTCGAGGCGAAATTCCTCGAGATGGCCAAGAAAGAAGGCATGCTCGGGCTTAAAGGCCACCGCTCGGTGGGCGGCATGCGCGCCTCGATCTACAACGCCTGCCCGCCGGCCTCCGTCGACGCCCTCATCGCGTTCATGGACCGGTTTGAGAAGGAGAACGGGTGA